The following proteins are encoded in a genomic region of Sorangiineae bacterium MSr12523:
- the vgrG gene encoding type VI secretion system tip protein VgrG yields the protein MTTALDARDSLFGLVHEDVQYKLTIAKDAKSNKDAPSVRVASFRAVESLSELFTYKILVGTEPDSVAELENGLGREATFAIEEDGRVARVVHGIITDVMPDGAFIGKNQARVLLVLEPTMANLRHSGGFRIFQNMPINEIVEEICKTEQIECFWNVLGVPPKREYCTQLDESDLEFIKRIASEEGMHFYFQHDEAKTKLVFANDPGGYQDIDEKANQGGKHAPFTISFNDTGGAVSGEHVRSIRRMQSVRVGAFEHRDYDPLSKMSGMGTVTIIERAETEGEETPANSHKREVRDYPGRFTDQQIAKELAKRRLDELRSDAAVIAGTASSHRLTAGKTFTLEGHREDGFNQKLLVTHVRLDGAVQGASRDAGGFRASTGFTSFSAVPAKATIHPKRMQKPPSRLQSARVVGPKDGDPHIDEHGRIKVRFFWDRLPESNKDSSCWIRMMTPVAHRDEGFWQVHKVGSEVLVDFIDGDIDRPVILGAIYNKVQVQPNPLPVEVAKSTWKTRSIPGNAGFNEITQDNSAGKEEIYLHAQKNLREVVLANHKETIGANQSSTIGANRSATIGANETVTIAGKRTERVTTGEDVFIRAGRTHTIETGDDMLVVKEGNRTVDVQQGKLIVKVKQLRDETIEAGEKVVIKSGRTHTIQTGDDNLEVTTGSRKIGVKAGNHTREVAEVDKTKAKKIELEAAEEIIIKCGDASISLKKDGTIKLEGTSEIFAKVVASSLKLEPAKATLNGGPEAEVLGGEVKVNA from the coding sequence ATGACCACCGCGTTGGATGCGAGGGATTCGCTTTTCGGACTCGTGCACGAAGATGTGCAATACAAGCTGACGATTGCGAAGGACGCGAAGTCCAATAAGGACGCGCCATCGGTGCGTGTCGCATCTTTTCGAGCGGTCGAGAGCCTTTCGGAACTATTTACCTACAAGATTCTCGTGGGCACCGAGCCCGATTCCGTTGCGGAACTCGAAAATGGGCTCGGTCGTGAGGCCACATTTGCGATCGAGGAGGATGGTCGCGTTGCACGGGTCGTTCACGGAATCATCACCGATGTGATGCCCGACGGGGCGTTCATCGGCAAGAACCAAGCTCGCGTCCTCCTCGTGCTCGAGCCGACCATGGCCAATCTCCGGCACAGCGGCGGATTTCGAATCTTCCAAAATATGCCGATTAACGAAATCGTGGAGGAGATCTGCAAAACCGAACAGATCGAATGCTTCTGGAATGTCCTCGGTGTCCCGCCCAAGCGTGAATATTGCACTCAGCTCGACGAAAGCGATTTGGAATTCATCAAACGCATTGCGAGCGAAGAGGGAATGCATTTCTACTTTCAACACGACGAGGCGAAGACGAAGCTCGTATTTGCCAACGATCCTGGTGGCTACCAAGACATCGACGAGAAAGCCAATCAGGGTGGCAAGCACGCTCCGTTCACCATCTCGTTCAACGACACGGGCGGCGCCGTATCAGGAGAACACGTGCGCAGCATTCGGCGCATGCAGAGTGTGCGCGTTGGCGCATTCGAACATCGCGATTACGACCCATTGTCGAAGATGTCGGGCATGGGAACGGTGACAATCATCGAGCGAGCGGAAACCGAAGGCGAAGAGACGCCTGCCAATTCCCACAAGAGGGAAGTACGAGACTACCCGGGCCGCTTCACGGACCAACAAATCGCGAAGGAGCTCGCCAAGCGGCGTTTGGACGAACTGAGGTCCGACGCCGCCGTGATCGCGGGCACCGCCTCCTCGCATCGCCTCACGGCCGGAAAGACCTTCACCCTCGAAGGCCACCGTGAAGATGGCTTCAATCAGAAGCTCCTCGTGACGCACGTCCGCCTGGACGGCGCCGTCCAGGGCGCCTCGCGCGACGCAGGCGGATTCCGCGCGAGCACCGGCTTCACCTCCTTTTCGGCGGTCCCGGCGAAAGCCACCATTCACCCGAAACGCATGCAGAAGCCCCCGAGCCGCCTGCAGAGCGCCCGTGTCGTCGGGCCAAAGGACGGCGATCCCCACATCGACGAGCACGGGCGCATCAAAGTGCGCTTCTTCTGGGACCGACTCCCCGAGTCCAACAAAGACAGCTCGTGCTGGATCCGCATGATGACGCCCGTCGCCCATCGCGATGAAGGCTTTTGGCAAGTCCACAAAGTCGGATCCGAAGTCCTCGTCGACTTCATCGATGGCGACATCGATCGCCCGGTCATCCTCGGAGCCATTTACAACAAGGTCCAAGTCCAGCCGAACCCCTTGCCGGTCGAAGTGGCCAAGAGCACCTGGAAGACCCGGAGCATCCCCGGCAACGCTGGTTTCAACGAAATCACGCAGGACAACTCCGCGGGCAAAGAGGAAATCTACCTCCACGCCCAGAAAAACCTCCGCGAAGTCGTGCTCGCGAACCACAAGGAGACCATCGGCGCGAACCAGAGCTCGACGATCGGAGCCAATCGCTCCGCCACCATCGGCGCAAACGAGACAGTCACCATCGCGGGCAAGCGCACCGAGAGGGTCACCACGGGCGAAGACGTGTTCATTAGAGCCGGCCGCACGCACACGATCGAAACGGGCGACGACATGCTCGTCGTGAAAGAAGGGAATCGCACGGTCGACGTGCAGCAGGGCAAACTCATCGTGAAGGTGAAGCAGCTTCGCGACGAGACCATCGAGGCGGGAGAAAAAGTCGTCATCAAAAGCGGCCGCACGCACACGATTCAAACCGGTGATGACAATCTCGAAGTGACGACGGGAAGTCGAAAAATCGGAGTGAAGGCCGGCAACCACACGCGCGAAGTCGCCGAAGTTGACAAGACGAAGGCCAAGAAGATCGAACTCGAGGCTGCAGAGGAGATCATCATCAAATGTGGTGATGCATCGATCTCACTGAAGAAGGATGGGACGATCAAACTGGAGGGGACGAGCGAGATTTTCGCGAAGGTGGTGGCGAGTAGTCTCAAGCTCGAACCCGCGAAAGCGACCTTGAATGGCGGTCCCGAGGCCGAGGTTCTAGGTGGAGAGGTGAAGGTCAATGCCTAG
- a CDS encoding phosphoribosylaminoimidazolesuccinocarboxamide synthase, translated as MSNEEKLDQAIQVGLGRALGGTDFPSLGRRYEGKVRDNYTTADGRRYIVVTDRISAFDHVLGTIPFKGQVLNRLAAWWFEQTRSIADNHLLSVPDPNVLECVECEPLLVEMVVRAYITGSTGTSAWTHYQKGARVFAGHPLPEGLRKNQRLAAPILTPATKAPIGEHDVTMSREEILAQGKVTAEEFDTAAAMAMRLFEAGAKLAAARGLILADTKYEMGKTKDGRIVLIDEIHTPDSSRFWMADTYEERFARGEDPAPFDKDFVRHYYTGLGYNYDGPPPPLPDDVRAGAAKRYISAYERITGETFVPDTDEPIARIRKNLGL; from the coding sequence ATGTCGAACGAGGAAAAGCTCGACCAGGCCATCCAAGTGGGGCTCGGGCGTGCGCTGGGTGGGACGGATTTTCCGTCGCTGGGCCGCAGGTACGAGGGCAAAGTCCGCGACAACTACACCACCGCCGACGGGCGCCGGTACATCGTGGTGACGGACCGGATCAGTGCGTTCGACCACGTGCTGGGCACCATCCCGTTCAAAGGCCAGGTGCTCAATCGGCTGGCGGCGTGGTGGTTCGAGCAGACGCGCTCGATCGCCGACAACCACCTCTTGAGCGTGCCCGATCCCAACGTGCTCGAGTGCGTGGAGTGCGAGCCGCTTCTCGTCGAAATGGTCGTCCGTGCGTACATCACCGGTTCGACGGGGACCAGCGCGTGGACGCACTACCAGAAGGGCGCCCGCGTCTTTGCCGGGCACCCGCTGCCGGAGGGTCTGCGCAAGAACCAGCGCCTGGCCGCGCCCATCCTCACGCCGGCCACGAAGGCTCCCATCGGCGAGCACGACGTGACGATGTCGCGCGAGGAGATCCTCGCTCAGGGCAAAGTCACAGCCGAGGAGTTCGACACGGCGGCGGCCATGGCCATGCGACTGTTCGAGGCGGGCGCGAAGCTCGCTGCGGCGCGCGGCCTCATCCTGGCCGACACCAAGTACGAGATGGGCAAGACCAAGGACGGTCGCATCGTGCTCATCGACGAGATTCACACGCCGGACTCGTCGCGCTTCTGGATGGCCGACACCTACGAAGAGCGCTTCGCCCGAGGCGAGGATCCCGCGCCCTTCGACAAGGACTTCGTGCGCCATTACTACACGGGCCTCGGCTACAACTACGACGGACCGCCGCCCCCGCTTCCGGACGACGTGCGCGCGGGCGCCGCAAAGCGCTATATCAGCGCGTACGAACGCATCACCGGCGAGACCTTCGTACCTGACACCGACGAACCGATCGCCCGTATTCGCAAAAATTTGGGTCTGTAG
- a CDS encoding PQQ-like beta-propeller repeat protein: MYKLVPSPNLTFSRFETRSSECVQASSTRSGRVAARSRRYEELALFAPIDDGPLGHQPPRVINLPPGGKNIVLERPGANGGGLDVRSATGKLDSGGPTISAGAHVLAHDDRYYLDVLGYSWAGEPDKEWAGGHLNPYGESLARSVVNGEARSLIVTPAGQTPDHPTVPDYMMAELNRPYDADRLRHLGWQYSVEGAGVGAIDAAGHTVMALPSGRLVVLLPQGDERKYGVLTLDAAIPPNATDLSIVPPYAMVLYGGGDAGKLVADRSASITSSRLEARRPDGSLAWSANAAFLAKQPPIDGNGRVYLVGGGIAAFDLDGKLLWSAQSNVPLRATAFADGTLAVVRGSELQIVAPDGTIRQSFRANEALTTYPAIASDGSVWAASAKMLYQAR, translated from the coding sequence ATGTACAAGCTGGTTCCGTCTCCGAATCTGACCTTCTCGCGCTTCGAGACACGGAGCTCGGAATGCGTGCAGGCATCGAGCACCCGAAGCGGGCGCGTAGCGGCGCGATCGCGGAGATATGAAGAGCTGGCTCTTTTCGCGCCGATTGACGACGGCCCCCTTGGTCACCAGCCTCCGCGGGTCATCAACTTGCCTCCCGGAGGCAAGAACATCGTCCTAGAACGGCCCGGCGCGAACGGCGGAGGACTCGACGTGCGGTCCGCAACCGGCAAGCTAGATTCCGGCGGTCCCACCATATCCGCCGGAGCTCACGTTCTCGCGCATGATGATCGGTACTACCTCGATGTCCTGGGCTACTCATGGGCGGGTGAGCCGGACAAGGAATGGGCGGGGGGACATCTCAATCCATATGGCGAGTCGCTGGCCCGCAGCGTTGTAAATGGAGAGGCACGAAGCCTTATCGTGACGCCCGCAGGGCAGACGCCGGATCATCCCACCGTACCCGACTACATGATGGCGGAGCTGAATCGACCCTATGATGCCGATCGCCTTCGCCATCTTGGATGGCAGTACTCGGTCGAGGGCGCAGGTGTTGGCGCCATCGATGCTGCCGGCCACACCGTGATGGCCTTGCCCAGCGGACGACTCGTCGTGCTTCTACCGCAGGGCGACGAACGCAAATACGGCGTGCTCACCCTCGACGCGGCCATCCCGCCCAACGCGACGGATCTGAGCATCGTCCCGCCGTACGCCATGGTCCTTTACGGCGGTGGCGATGCCGGAAAGCTCGTTGCGGATCGAAGTGCCTCGATCACCTCCTCCCGGCTCGAGGCGCGGCGGCCCGATGGGTCGCTGGCGTGGAGCGCGAACGCCGCGTTTCTCGCCAAGCAGCCGCCCATCGATGGCAATGGCCGCGTCTACCTCGTGGGCGGCGGCATTGCGGCGTTCGATCTCGATGGAAAGCTGCTTTGGTCGGCGCAGTCCAATGTCCCGCTTCGCGCGACGGCGTTTGCGGACGGCACTCTGGCCGTCGTGCGCGGCAGTGAATTGCAAATCGTGGCGCCCGATGGGACGATTCGGCAGTCGTTCCGCGCCAACGAGGCGCTCACGACGTACCCTGCCATCGCGTCGGATGGCTCGGTGTGGGCGGCCTCGGCGAAGATGCTCTACCAGGCTCGCTGA
- the purS gene encoding phosphoribosylformylglycinamidine synthase subunit PurS: MKATVVVRLKAEVLDPQGDAVRRALGTLGFEGVKNVRIGKIVEIEIDEAHSKDPKDLTARLAKMSDEMLANPVIEDYEVKLG; the protein is encoded by the coding sequence ATGAAGGCGACCGTCGTGGTGAGGCTCAAGGCCGAGGTTCTCGATCCGCAGGGCGATGCAGTGCGACGTGCCCTGGGCACGCTCGGTTTCGAGGGCGTCAAGAACGTGCGCATCGGCAAAATCGTCGAAATCGAAATCGACGAAGCCCACTCCAAGGACCCCAAGGACCTGACGGCGCGCCTCGCGAAGATGTCCGACGAGATGCTCGCCAACCCCGTCATCGAGGACTACGAGGTCAAGCTCGGCTAG